In a single window of the Streptomyces sp. HUAS ZL42 genome:
- a CDS encoding long-chain fatty acid--CoA ligase encodes MSDTQTLIENRPPSVAGLFLERVAATPDAEAYRYPVPPASGQGPDDWKSLSWAQAAERVFAIAAGLIELGVQPEQRVALASSTRIEWILADLGIMCGGAATTTVYPQTNADESAFILSDSESRVLIAEDAAQLAKAVEKRAELPDLTHVVVIDPAGVETADWILTLDELEKRGAARLEKDPDLIKERVGAITSDQLATLIYTSGTTGRPKGVRLPHDNWSYMAKAIAATGLISSEDVQYLWLPLAHVFGKVLTSGQIEVGHVTAVDGRVDKIIENLPVVQPTYMAAVPRIFEKVYNGIANKARAGGGAKYKIFRWAAEVAREYAKTAQDNFRRTGTASVPFGLGAKHKVADALVYAKIREAFGGNLRACVSGSVALAPEIGYFFSGAGIHILEGYGLTETSAASFVNPGEAYRTGTVGKPLPGCEVRIADDGEILLRGPGVMEGYHGLPDKTAEVLEADGWFHTGDIGELSPDGYLRITDRKKDLFKTSGGKYIAPTEVEGQFKAVCPYVSNILVHGADRNFCSALIALDEVSILQWAAENGLEGKSYADVVAAPATVAMVEGYVKQLNEGLQRWQTIKKFRLLPRDLDVEHGEITPSLKLKRPVVEKEYKHLIEEMYEGAREA; translated from the coding sequence GTGAGCGACACACAGACACTGATCGAGAACCGTCCGCCGTCCGTGGCGGGCCTCTTCCTGGAGCGCGTGGCGGCCACGCCGGACGCCGAGGCGTACCGGTACCCCGTACCTCCCGCCTCCGGTCAGGGTCCGGACGACTGGAAGTCACTGAGCTGGGCGCAGGCCGCCGAGCGGGTCTTCGCGATCGCGGCCGGACTCATCGAGCTGGGCGTGCAGCCCGAGCAGCGGGTCGCCCTGGCCTCATCCACCCGGATCGAGTGGATCCTCGCCGACCTCGGCATCATGTGCGGCGGGGCGGCCACGACCACCGTCTACCCGCAGACCAACGCAGACGAGTCGGCCTTCATCCTCTCCGACTCCGAGAGCAGGGTGCTGATCGCCGAGGACGCGGCACAGCTCGCCAAGGCGGTCGAGAAGCGTGCCGAGCTGCCCGACCTCACGCATGTCGTCGTCATCGACCCGGCCGGCGTCGAGACCGCCGACTGGATCCTCACCCTCGACGAGCTGGAGAAGCGCGGCGCCGCGCGCCTGGAGAAGGACCCCGACCTGATCAAGGAGCGGGTCGGCGCGATCACCTCCGATCAGCTCGCCACCCTCATCTACACCTCCGGCACCACCGGCCGGCCCAAGGGTGTGCGCCTCCCGCACGACAACTGGTCGTACATGGCGAAGGCGATCGCCGCGACCGGGCTGATCAGCAGCGAGGACGTGCAGTACCTGTGGCTGCCGCTCGCCCACGTCTTCGGCAAGGTGCTCACCTCCGGCCAGATCGAGGTCGGTCACGTCACCGCCGTCGACGGCCGCGTCGACAAGATCATCGAGAATCTGCCGGTCGTGCAGCCGACGTACATGGCCGCCGTGCCGCGCATCTTCGAGAAGGTCTACAACGGCATCGCGAACAAGGCCCGCGCGGGCGGCGGCGCGAAGTACAAGATCTTCCGATGGGCCGCCGAGGTCGCCCGTGAGTACGCGAAGACCGCCCAGGACAACTTCCGGCGCACCGGCACGGCCTCCGTCCCCTTCGGGCTCGGCGCAAAGCACAAGGTCGCCGACGCGCTCGTCTACGCCAAGATCCGCGAGGCGTTCGGCGGCAACCTGCGCGCCTGCGTGTCCGGTTCCGTCGCCCTCGCCCCGGAGATCGGCTACTTCTTCTCCGGCGCGGGCATCCACATCCTCGAGGGTTACGGCCTGACCGAGACCTCCGCGGCCTCCTTCGTCAACCCCGGCGAGGCCTACCGCACCGGCACGGTCGGCAAGCCGCTGCCCGGCTGCGAGGTGCGCATCGCCGACGACGGCGAGATCCTGCTGCGCGGCCCTGGCGTCATGGAGGGCTACCACGGTCTGCCCGACAAGACCGCCGAGGTCCTGGAAGCGGACGGCTGGTTCCACACCGGCGACATCGGCGAGCTGTCGCCCGACGGCTACCTGCGCATCACCGACCGCAAGAAGGACCTCTTCAAGACCTCCGGCGGCAAGTACATCGCGCCCACGGAGGTCGAGGGCCAGTTCAAGGCGGTGTGCCCGTACGTCTCCAACATCCTCGTGCACGGGGCCGACCGGAACTTCTGCAGTGCGCTCATCGCGCTGGACGAGGTGTCGATCCTGCAGTGGGCGGCGGAGAACGGGCTCGAGGGCAAGTCGTACGCCGATGTCGTCGCCGCGCCCGCGACGGTGGCGATGGTCGAGGGGTACGTGAAGCAGCTCAACGAGGGGCTTCAGCGGTGGCAGACGATCAAGAAGTTCCGGTTGCTGCCGAGGGATCTCGATGTGGAGCACGGTGAGATCACGCCGAGCCTGAAGCTGAAGCGACCTGTTGTCGAGAAGGAGTACAAGCACCTCATCGAAGAGATGTATGAGGGGGCGCGCGAGGCGTAG
- a CDS encoding two-component system response regulator: MSAEETTDERAGILLVDDMEDNLIALEAVLGSLNQPLVRARSGEEAMKALLRQRFALVLLDVRMPGMDGFETAANIKRLDQTKDVPIIFLTGAEDDSGYAFRGYATGAADYLTKPFDPWVLRAKVSVFLDLHRKNRQLERLLAREQAHSAQLNTRLAALEEQLGGDRLPDLSELRTQVREIRRLVARDA, from the coding sequence ATGAGCGCTGAGGAAACGACCGACGAGCGCGCAGGCATCCTCCTCGTGGACGACATGGAGGACAACCTGATCGCGCTGGAGGCCGTCCTGGGGTCCCTCAACCAGCCGCTGGTACGCGCACGTTCGGGCGAGGAGGCGATGAAGGCACTGCTGCGGCAGCGGTTCGCCCTCGTCCTGCTCGACGTCCGCATGCCGGGCATGGACGGATTCGAGACGGCCGCCAACATCAAACGTCTCGACCAGACCAAGGACGTCCCGATCATCTTCCTGACGGGGGCCGAGGACGACTCGGGCTACGCCTTCCGCGGCTACGCGACGGGCGCGGCGGACTACCTGACGAAGCCTTTCGACCCGTGGGTGCTACGGGCCAAGGTGAGCGTGTTCCTGGACCTGCACCGCAAGAACAGGCAGCTGGAACGACTGCTGGCGAGGGAACAGGCGCACAGCGCACAGCTGAACACCAGGCTGGCGGCCCTGGAGGAGCAGCTGGGGGGTGACAGACTCCCGGACCTGTCAGAGTTACGGACACAGGTCCGGGAGATACGCCGGCTGGTGGCAAGGGACGCGTGA
- a CDS encoding HAMP domain-containing protein: protein MSENSATQVLEDEQKEGQIRASDLRPLLAAMTAARDGDFTKVPETGHGIVAELTATFNQILDRSTHFNAETQRVKRELVRHGRLDERLSASPGQGAWTSRVNDVNQLLDALVAPAANATRVLDAVAGGDLTQRVDLHDGSRQLRGDLRRLGRAVNKMVDQLSLFTGEVTRVAREVGTEGRLGGRAKVQGLSGSWRDVTEAVNTMASRLTAQVRDIALVTTAVARGDLTRTVTVEATGELLELKLTVNTMVDQLSAFADEVTRVAREVGTEGQLGGRAQVRGVSGVWKDLTDNVNFMASNLTSQVRNIAQVTTAVANGDLSQKITVDAQGEILELKSTINTMVDQLSAFADEVTRVAREVGTEGNLGGRAQVRGVSGVWKDLTDNVNFMADNLTSQVRNIALVSTAVAQGDLGKKITVEAKGEILELKSTINTMVDQLSAFADEVTRVAREVGTEGNLGGQAQVRGVSGVWKDLTDNVNFMALNLTSQVRNIAQVTTAVANGDLSKKITVDARGEILELKDTVNTMVEQLRAFADEVTRVAREVGTDGRLGGRAQVLGVSGVWRDLTDNVNYMADNLTSQVRNIAQVATAVAQGDLSKKIDVDARGEILELKTTINTMVDTLSSFSSEVTRVAREVGSEGQLGGQARVEGVYGTWKRLTTNVNELALNLTTQVRAIAEVASAVAQGDMSRSITVETQGEVAELKDNINLMVANLRETTRAKDWLESNLARLAALMQGHRDLMEVADLILRELTPLVNAQYGAFYLADPEEDGASLRTTVPTKGLAFIAGYGAAQGATVETGGLPVHGLVAQAAREKKRILVEEAPPDYIKINSGLGEAAPTTIVIIPILFEDKLLGVVELASFSRFSDVHLAFFDQFVNTIGVAINTIIANSRTESLLGESQRLAMQLQERSDELQKQQAELQRSNAELEEKAALLATSSQYKSEFLANMSHELRTPLNSLLILARLLSDNPDGHLTDQEVQFATTIHRSGSDLLQLINDILDLSKIEAGRMDVRPKKLPLIKLLDYVHATFRPLTLDRGLAFEVTVGEGVPREMYSDEQRLQQILRNLLSNAIKFTATGRVELRVNRVDDPERQYVRDSDEVVAFAVSDTGIGIAREKLPVIFEAFQQADGTTNRKYGGTGLGLSISREIAGLLGGRIVAESEPGKGSTFTLYVPVVSPGHTATGPALDDRPAPQPELMPGEPFPATHDTDDSWPAPTKLEAWKAGRAGQVLAGRRVLIVDDDIRNVFALTHVLGRVGMPVLYAENGREGIETLERNPDVELVLMDIMMPEMDGYETIAAIRRTPRWTGLPIVALTAKAMPGDREKSIARGANDYVPKPVDVDQLLTVVCALLDPESAEPGAEAPGTRSTQEDDTDPEGSADVEEATTE from the coding sequence ATGAGTGAGAACAGTGCTACGCAAGTGCTCGAAGACGAACAGAAAGAGGGTCAGATTCGAGCATCGGATCTGCGTCCGCTTCTCGCCGCGATGACCGCCGCGCGCGACGGCGACTTCACGAAGGTGCCGGAGACGGGCCACGGGATCGTGGCCGAACTCACCGCGACGTTCAACCAGATCCTCGACCGCAGCACCCACTTCAACGCGGAGACGCAGCGCGTCAAACGGGAACTGGTGCGGCACGGCCGGCTCGACGAACGGCTCTCGGCCAGCCCCGGGCAGGGGGCCTGGACCTCCCGGGTCAACGACGTGAACCAGCTGCTCGACGCCCTGGTGGCCCCGGCGGCGAACGCCACCCGGGTCCTGGACGCGGTGGCCGGCGGCGACCTGACCCAGCGGGTGGACCTGCACGACGGCAGCCGGCAGTTACGCGGTGATCTACGGCGGCTCGGGCGGGCCGTGAACAAGATGGTCGACCAGCTCTCGCTGTTCACCGGCGAGGTGACCCGGGTCGCCCGCGAGGTCGGCACCGAGGGGCGGCTCGGCGGGCGCGCCAAGGTGCAGGGGCTCTCGGGCAGTTGGCGGGACGTGACCGAGGCGGTCAACACGATGGCGTCCCGGCTGACCGCGCAGGTGCGCGACATCGCCCTGGTGACCACGGCCGTGGCCCGCGGTGACCTGACCCGCACGGTCACGGTCGAGGCGACCGGCGAACTGCTCGAACTGAAGCTGACCGTGAACACGATGGTCGACCAGCTCTCCGCCTTCGCCGACGAGGTCACACGAGTGGCCCGCGAGGTCGGCACCGAGGGCCAGTTGGGCGGCCGCGCCCAGGTGCGGGGCGTCAGCGGGGTCTGGAAGGACCTCACCGACAACGTCAACTTCATGGCCTCGAACCTGACCTCGCAGGTCCGCAACATCGCCCAGGTCACCACCGCCGTCGCCAACGGCGATCTGAGCCAGAAGATCACGGTCGACGCACAGGGCGAGATCCTCGAGCTGAAGTCGACCATCAACACGATGGTCGACCAGCTCTCCGCCTTCGCCGACGAGGTCACACGCGTGGCCCGCGAGGTCGGCACCGAGGGCAACCTCGGCGGACGCGCGCAGGTGCGGGGGGTCTCCGGCGTCTGGAAGGACCTCACCGACAACGTCAACTTCATGGCGGACAACCTCACTTCGCAGGTCCGCAACATCGCCCTGGTGTCCACCGCCGTGGCGCAGGGCGACCTCGGCAAGAAGATCACGGTCGAGGCGAAGGGCGAGATCCTCGAGCTGAAGTCGACGATCAACACGATGGTGGACCAGCTCTCCGCCTTCGCGGACGAGGTCACACGCGTGGCCCGCGAGGTCGGCACCGAGGGCAACCTCGGCGGTCAGGCCCAGGTGCGGGGGGTCTCCGGCGTCTGGAAGGACCTCACCGACAACGTCAACTTCATGGCGCTGAACCTCACTTCGCAGGTCCGCAACATCGCCCAGGTCACCACCGCCGTCGCCAACGGCGACCTCTCCAAGAAGATCACGGTCGACGCCCGCGGCGAGATCCTCGAGCTGAAGGACACCGTCAACACGATGGTGGAGCAGCTGCGCGCCTTCGCCGACGAGGTGACCCGCGTGGCCCGCGAGGTCGGCACCGACGGCCGGCTGGGCGGTCGCGCCCAGGTGCTGGGCGTCTCGGGCGTCTGGCGGGACCTGACCGACAACGTCAACTACATGGCGGACAACCTCACTTCACAGGTCCGCAACATCGCCCAGGTGGCGACGGCGGTGGCGCAGGGCGATCTGTCGAAGAAGATCGACGTGGACGCCCGCGGTGAGATCCTGGAGCTGAAGACCACCATCAACACGATGGTCGACACGCTGTCCTCCTTCTCCTCCGAGGTCACACGCGTGGCCCGCGAGGTGGGTTCCGAGGGCCAACTGGGCGGCCAGGCAAGGGTCGAGGGTGTGTACGGCACCTGGAAGCGCCTGACGACGAACGTGAACGAGCTCGCGCTGAACCTCACCACCCAGGTCCGCGCGATCGCCGAGGTGGCGTCGGCGGTGGCCCAGGGCGACATGTCCCGTTCGATCACCGTGGAGACGCAGGGCGAGGTCGCCGAGCTGAAGGACAACATCAACCTGATGGTGGCCAACCTCCGCGAGACCACCCGCGCGAAGGACTGGCTGGAGTCGAACCTGGCCCGTCTGGCCGCCCTCATGCAGGGCCACCGGGACCTGATGGAGGTCGCCGACCTGATCCTGCGCGAGCTGACCCCGCTGGTGAACGCGCAGTACGGCGCGTTCTACCTGGCCGACCCGGAGGAGGACGGCGCCTCCCTGCGCACCACCGTCCCGACGAAGGGCCTGGCCTTCATCGCCGGATACGGAGCGGCGCAGGGCGCGACCGTCGAGACCGGCGGTCTGCCGGTGCACGGTCTGGTGGCGCAGGCGGCCCGTGAGAAGAAGCGCATCCTGGTGGAAGAGGCCCCGCCGGACTACATCAAGATCAACAGCGGGTTGGGCGAGGCCGCCCCGACCACCATCGTCATCATCCCGATCCTCTTCGAGGACAAGCTCCTCGGCGTGGTCGAGCTGGCGTCCTTCTCCCGCTTCTCCGATGTGCACCTGGCGTTCTTCGACCAGTTCGTGAACACCATCGGCGTCGCGATCAACACCATCATCGCCAACTCCCGTACGGAGTCCCTGCTCGGCGAGTCCCAGCGTCTGGCCATGCAGCTCCAGGAACGCTCGGACGAACTCCAGAAGCAGCAGGCGGAGTTGCAGCGCTCGAACGCGGAGCTGGAGGAGAAGGCGGCCCTGCTGGCGACGTCGTCGCAGTACAAGTCGGAGTTCCTGGCGAACATGTCGCACGAACTGCGCACACCGCTGAACTCGCTCCTGATCCTGGCCCGCCTGCTGTCCGACAACCCCGACGGCCATCTCACCGACCAGGAGGTGCAGTTCGCCACCACGATCCACCGCTCGGGCTCCGACCTCCTCCAGCTGATCAACGACATCCTGGACCTGTCGAAGATCGAGGCGGGCCGGATGGACGTACGCCCGAAGAAGCTGCCGCTGATCAAGCTGCTCGACTACGTCCACGCCACGTTCCGCCCGCTCACCCTGGACCGGGGGCTCGCCTTCGAGGTGACGGTGGGCGAGGGCGTACCGCGCGAGATGTACTCGGACGAGCAACGGCTCCAGCAGATCCTGCGCAACCTGCTCTCCAACGCGATCAAGTTCACCGCGACGGGCCGGGTGGAGCTGCGGGTGAACCGGGTGGACGACCCCGAGCGGCAATATGTGCGCGACAGCGACGAGGTGGTCGCGTTCGCCGTGTCCGACACGGGCATCGGCATCGCGCGGGAGAAACTCCCGGTGATCTTCGAGGCGTTCCAGCAGGCCGACGGCACCACCAACCGCAAGTACGGCGGCACGGGCCTCGGCCTGTCCATCAGCCGGGAGATCGCGGGCCTGCTGGGCGGCCGTATCGTCGCGGAGAGCGAACCGGGCAAGGGCTCCACCTTCACCCTGTACGTCCCCGTCGTCAGCCCGGGTCACACGGCGACCGGCCCGGCCCTCGACGACCGTCCCGCGCCGCAGCCGGAGCTGATGCCGGGCGAGCCGTTCCCGGCGACGCACGACACGGACGACTCGTGGCCGGCCCCCACCAAGCTGGAGGCCTGGAAGGCGGGCCGGGCGGGGCAGGTCCTGGCCGGGCGCCGCGTACTGATCGTGGACGACGACATCCGCAACGTCTTCGCCCTCACCCACGTCCTGGGCCGCGTCGGCATGCCGGTCCTCTACGCGGAGAACGGCCGCGAGGGAATAGAGACACTGGAGCGCAACCCGGACGTCGAACTCGTCCTGATGGACATCATGATGCCGGAGATGGACGGCTACGAGACCATCGCCGCCATCCGCCGCACCCCGCGCTGGACCGGGCTGCCCATCGTCGCGCTGACCGCGAAGGCGATGCCGGGAGACCGGGAGAAGTCGATCGCACGGGGCGCCAACGACTACGTACCCAAGCCGGTGGACGTCGACCAACTGCTCACGGTCGTCTGTGCCCTCCTGGACCCTGAGAGCGCGGAGCCGGGGGCTGAAGCGCCCGGGACGCGAAGCACGCAGGAGGACGACACGGACCCGGAGGGGAGTGCCGACGTCGAGGAGGCGACAACCGAATGA
- a CDS encoding SpoIIE family protein phosphatase — MGAIPTQRETLSRASDVPAHASEGHAPAGHPCPQACATLSGSSLAPGSARALVRSAVREWVGLGLPGSEHLSDRLTDEATLVVSELVTNAVVHAGTDVELVCRLEPAQEACALVVEVSDHHASRAPRDGDGEPSHEAQEYGRGLRLVAALSQAWGVTYRRGAKTVWARLPAHGYETSEVYDAEGALGGGLHLAEALAPEPPPFSAALERGHPHRPERDRDWLNRGALSFLAEASDLLAGQLDEDLVAALTGQLIVPRLADWCAVWLEDEVTGRGWAVDGTGGSGPRLARVWHGSENRIEELRRALEKDPPRPADTTRSGPVPYPWPEALSTPAEPGAHAERGVPGPDGAALAYRLVAGGRPLGTLVIGRAGLLRFPDEVTGLVEDLSRRVALAIGAARQYARQATISAVLQRGLLPGAVAEIPGVRSALVYEPCDKGGPSGDFYDLFPADDGRWCFAVGDVQGKGPEAAVVIGLARPWLRLLAREGYGVADVLDRLNQLLLDDATEAADAAARALVGPAAPGDGPQTRFLSLLYGELVPFAGGVRCTLASAGHPLPLILGPDGSVRTAAQPQTLLGVVEDATYTSETFELRAGDSLLCVTDGVTERRSGSRQFDDGDGLATAFAGCVGLDADLIAERIRRLVHEFGGQPPEDDLALLVLQAE, encoded by the coding sequence ATGGGGGCCATTCCGACGCAACGGGAGACTCTTTCCCGTGCCTCTGATGTGCCTGCGCATGCCTCGGAGGGGCACGCGCCCGCCGGGCACCCGTGTCCGCAGGCGTGCGCGACCCTCTCGGGGAGCTCCCTCGCACCCGGATCCGCCCGCGCGCTCGTGCGCTCGGCCGTCCGGGAGTGGGTCGGCCTCGGGCTGCCGGGCAGCGAGCACCTCTCCGACCGCCTGACCGACGAGGCCACGCTGGTCGTCAGTGAACTCGTCACCAACGCCGTCGTCCACGCCGGCACCGATGTCGAGCTGGTGTGCCGGCTCGAACCGGCGCAGGAGGCGTGCGCCCTGGTCGTCGAGGTCTCCGACCACCACGCCTCGCGCGCCCCTCGCGACGGCGACGGCGAACCGTCGCACGAGGCACAGGAGTACGGACGCGGCCTGCGCCTCGTCGCCGCGCTCTCGCAGGCCTGGGGCGTCACCTACCGCCGCGGCGCCAAGACGGTGTGGGCGCGGCTGCCCGCCCACGGGTACGAGACGAGCGAGGTGTACGACGCCGAGGGCGCCCTCGGGGGAGGCCTGCACCTCGCGGAGGCCCTCGCCCCGGAGCCTCCCCCGTTCTCGGCCGCGCTCGAGCGGGGGCACCCCCACCGCCCCGAGCGCGACCGGGACTGGCTCAACCGCGGTGCCCTGTCCTTCCTCGCCGAGGCCTCCGACCTGCTCGCCGGGCAGCTCGACGAGGACCTGGTCGCCGCGCTCACCGGCCAGCTGATCGTGCCGCGCCTGGCGGACTGGTGCGCGGTGTGGCTGGAGGACGAGGTCACCGGCCGCGGCTGGGCCGTCGACGGGACGGGCGGATCCGGACCGCGGCTGGCCCGGGTCTGGCACGGCAGCGAGAACCGCATCGAGGAACTGCGCCGGGCCCTGGAGAAGGACCCGCCGCGCCCCGCCGACACGACACGGTCAGGTCCGGTTCCCTACCCCTGGCCGGAGGCGCTGAGCACGCCGGCGGAGCCGGGGGCGCACGCGGAACGGGGCGTGCCCGGACCGGACGGCGCGGCTCTCGCCTACCGCCTCGTCGCGGGCGGCCGCCCGCTGGGCACGCTCGTCATCGGCCGGGCCGGCCTGCTGCGCTTCCCCGACGAGGTCACCGGGCTCGTCGAGGACCTCAGCCGCCGGGTGGCGCTCGCCATCGGCGCGGCCCGCCAGTACGCCCGGCAGGCCACCATCAGCGCCGTCCTGCAGCGCGGGCTGCTGCCCGGCGCGGTCGCCGAGATCCCCGGGGTGCGCAGCGCCCTGGTCTACGAACCGTGCGACAAGGGCGGCCCGAGCGGTGACTTCTACGACCTGTTCCCGGCCGACGACGGCCGCTGGTGCTTCGCCGTCGGCGATGTGCAGGGCAAGGGCCCCGAGGCCGCCGTCGTCATCGGACTCGCCCGGCCGTGGCTGCGGCTGCTGGCCCGCGAGGGCTACGGAGTGGCCGACGTCCTCGACCGCCTCAACCAGCTCCTCCTCGACGACGCCACGGAGGCCGCGGACGCGGCGGCGAGGGCGCTGGTCGGACCCGCCGCGCCGGGAGACGGCCCCCAGACGCGTTTCCTCTCCCTGTTGTACGGCGAGCTGGTCCCCTTCGCCGGAGGTGTCCGCTGCACCCTCGCGTCGGCCGGGCATCCTCTGCCGCTGATTCTCGGACCGGACGGGAGTGTCCGCACGGCCGCGCAGCCGCAGACGCTCCTCGGGGTCGTCGAGGACGCGACGTACACGAGCGAAACGTTCGAGCTGCGGGCCGGGGACAGCCTGCTGTGCGTGACGGACGGGGTGACGGAGCGGCGTTCCGGCTCGCGCCAGTTCGACGACGGGGACGGGCTCGCGACGGCGTTCGCCGGGTGCGTGGGGCTGGACGCGGACCTGATCGCGGAGCGGATCAGGCGGCTGGTGCACGAGTTCGGCGGGCAGCCGCCGGAGGACGATCTGGCGCTGCTGGTGCTGCAGGCGGAGTAG
- the hemW gene encoding radical SAM family heme chaperone HemW, translating to MPSALPDGEPVPDDGALPARALAGAGERPLGFYLHVPYCATRCGYCDFNTYTATELRGTGGVLASRDNYADTLIDEIRLARKVLGDDPREVRTVFVGGGTPTLLAAADLVRMLGAIRDEFGLAADAEVTTEANPESVDPGYLAELRQGGFNRISFGMQSARQHVLKVLDRTHTPGRPEACVAEARSAGFEHVNLDLIYGTPGESDDDWRASLEAAIGAGPDHVSAYALIVEEGTQLARRIRRGEVPMTDDDVHADRYLIAESVLSAAGFDWYEVSNWATSEAGRCLHNELYWRGADWWGAGPGAHSHVGGVRWWNVKHPGAYAAALAAGRSPGAGREVLSEEDRRVERILLELRLREGVPLSLLREDGLAASRRALGEGLLEGGPYAEGRAVLTLRGRLLADAVVRDLVD from the coding sequence ATGCCTTCCGCACTCCCCGACGGCGAGCCCGTCCCCGACGACGGCGCGCTGCCCGCCCGCGCGCTCGCCGGGGCCGGCGAGCGTCCCCTCGGCTTCTACCTGCACGTCCCGTACTGCGCGACCCGCTGCGGGTACTGCGACTTCAACACCTACACGGCGACGGAGCTGCGCGGCACGGGCGGGGTCCTCGCGTCCCGCGACAACTACGCGGACACGCTGATCGACGAGATCCGGCTGGCCCGCAAGGTGCTCGGCGACGACCCGCGCGAGGTCCGCACGGTCTTCGTGGGCGGCGGTACGCCCACGCTGCTGGCCGCCGCTGATCTCGTACGGATGCTGGGGGCGATCCGGGACGAGTTCGGGCTCGCGGCGGACGCGGAGGTGACGACGGAGGCGAACCCGGAGTCGGTGGACCCCGGGTACCTGGCCGAGCTCCGGCAGGGCGGCTTCAACCGGATCTCCTTCGGCATGCAGAGCGCGAGACAGCACGTGCTGAAGGTGCTGGACCGCACGCACACGCCGGGGCGCCCGGAGGCGTGCGTGGCGGAGGCCCGGTCGGCGGGCTTCGAACACGTCAACCTGGACCTGATCTACGGCACGCCGGGGGAGTCGGACGACGACTGGCGGGCGTCGCTGGAGGCGGCGATCGGAGCCGGACCGGACCACGTCTCGGCATACGCGCTGATCGTCGAGGAGGGCACACAGCTGGCCCGCCGGATCCGCAGGGGCGAGGTCCCGATGACGGACGACGACGTGCATGCGGACCGGTACCTGATCGCGGAGTCGGTCCTGTCCGCGGCGGGCTTCGACTGGTACGAGGTGTCGAACTGGGCCACTTCGGAGGCCGGGCGCTGCCTGCACAACGAGCTGTACTGGCGGGGCGCGGACTGGTGGGGCGCGGGGCCGGGGGCGCACTCGCACGTGGGCGGGGTGCGGTGGTGGAACGTGAAGCATCCGGGAGCGTACGCGGCGGCGCTTGCGGCGGGGCGGTCGCCGGGGGCAGGCCGTGAGGTCCTGTCGGAGGAGGACCGCAGGGTCGAGCGGATCCTGCTGGAGCTGCGGCTGCGGGAGGGGGTGCCGCTGTCGCTGCTGCGGGAGGACGGGCTGGCGGCATCGCGGCGGGCGCTGGGGGAGGGGCTGCTGGAGGGCGGTCCGTACGCGGAGGGGCGTGCGGTGCTGACGTTGCGGGGGCGGTTGCTGGCGGATGCGGTGGTCAGGGATCTGGTGGACTGA
- a CDS encoding Uma2 family endonuclease produces the protein MTAVDERGMTRFFEEFEPPGGVKVELLRGEIVMMATPDLVHNRIVADVNDQIPRKKWERLQTTDVDIVDEASEPVPDLLVLERGVAPDSGRLLPSQLITLVVEVVSKTSVDRDYGVKRSIYAAGKIPAYLIIDPIVAHCVLLTEPVGDGEVADYRAQRITKFGDLLPLEPLGLELDTSEFGTLTGVRRHHLP, from the coding sequence ATGACCGCTGTGGACGAGCGTGGGATGACCAGGTTCTTCGAGGAGTTCGAGCCTCCGGGGGGCGTCAAGGTCGAGCTTCTCCGGGGGGAAATCGTGATGATGGCCACTCCCGATCTGGTGCACAACCGGATCGTGGCGGACGTGAACGACCAGATCCCACGCAAGAAGTGGGAACGGCTTCAGACGACGGATGTGGACATCGTCGACGAGGCCAGTGAGCCCGTGCCGGACCTGTTGGTGCTGGAACGAGGTGTTGCCCCCGACTCGGGGCGCCTGCTGCCGTCCCAGTTGATCACGTTGGTGGTCGAAGTGGTTTCCAAGACAAGCGTCGACCGGGACTACGGGGTCAAGCGTTCCATCTACGCGGCGGGCAAGATCCCTGCTTACTTGATCATCGACCCGATTGTCGCGCATTGCGTCTTGCTCACCGAACCTGTCGGCGACGGTGAGGTAGCTGACTATCGAGCGCAGCGAATTACGAAATTCGGTGACCTGCTTCCCCTGGAACCGCTCGGCCTCGAACTGGACACCAGCGAGTTCGGAACCCTCACCGGCGTCCGACGTCACCACCTGCCGTAA